GCTTTATTCGGTGATGAAGACGATCCCCCCCACCTATGTCCGCGCGGCGAAATCGCTGGGCGCAACGAACTGGACGGCGTTCTGGCGGGTCTATTTCCCGCAAAGCGTGCCGGGCATCGGGGCGGGCTGTATCCTCGTCTTCATCCTTGCCATCGGCTACTACATCACGCCGGAGCTGGTTGGGGGGACGTCGGGGACGTTCATTTCCAACCGGATCGCCTATCACATTTCCAGCTCGCTCAACTGGGGCTTGGCCGCGGCGCTGGGCACCATCCTGCTTGCCGTCGTCTTGCTCCTGTACTGGGTCTATGACCGGCTGGTGGGCATCGACAATGTCAGCCTGGGGTAACGCGCATGTCTCAACTTGACCTTCCCCCCTATGCCACGACCGGCCAGAAGATATGGCACTATGCGTTCCTTGTGATCTGCGGGCTGATCTTCTTCTTCCTGATCGCGCCGATCATGGTGATCATACCGCTCAGCTTCAACGCCGAGGATTTCTTTACCTTCACGCCGGAGATGCTGGCCTTTGATCCCGACGGGTATTCGCTGAAACACTACCGGGATTTCTTCACCAACCCCGACTGGCAGCAGGCGCTGTGGAATTCGGTCAAGATTGCGCCGGCCGCGACGGTCCTGTCGGTTTCACTGGGCACCCTGGCCGCGGTGGGGCTGTCTCAGGACCATGTCCCGTTCCGCCGGTCGATCATGGCGATCCTGATTTCGCCGATGATCGTTCCGCTGATCATCTCGGCGGCGGGGATGTACTTCTTCTATTCCCGGATCGGGTTGCAGGGCACCTATGTCGGTGTTGTGCTGGCCCATGCCGCGCTGGGGATTCCGTTCGTCATCATCACCGTGACCGCCACGCTGGTGGGTTTCGACCGGTCGCTGACGCGGGCCGCGGCAAATCTGGGTGCGGATCCGGTGACGACGTTCTTCAAGGTGCAGATGCCGCTGATCCTGCCCGGCGTGATCTCTGGGGGGCTTTTTGCCTTCATCACCTCCTTCGATGAGGTCGTGGTGGTGCTGTTCGTCGGCTCGGCCAACCAGCAGACGCTGCCGTGGCAGATGTTCACCGGCCTGCGGGAACAGATCAGCCCGACGATCCTGGCGGTGGCCACGATCCTTGTGACGATCTCCATCCTGCTGTTGTCGGCGGTGGAAATCCTGCGCCGCCGGTCTGAAAAGCTGCGGGGGATGAGCCCGGGCTGACAGGCTAGCCCTCTTGCGCAATGGGGGGCTACCTTGAGGTGTTCTGAAGACGACAAGGGAAGCTACCCGGGCGGCGGCTTGGCCCAAGTCTAGACCTCCCTGCGCGACCAGAAGCGCTGCACTTTCGGCAATGATGTTCTGGTGCTCACCGTTCCGGAACGGACGCGCGGCAAATACGCGCGCTTTGCCATGGCTGCGCCGCCCAAGGTGTTGTGAGAGTTGCGAAATCGACTTGGCGGCCCTTTGAAAGACGCACTTGCCGCCAATCTGGACAAGGATATCGTGCGCCTTGCGGCAGCGGATCTTCCGCACCATTTCAAAGACAAGATCCTGTTCTGAACCGGGGCGCGTTCGGGCGCGCGGCGGGCCCCGGAACCAACCCCGGAGGCATAGAGATGTCTGATACCCCCTCATCGCAAGACAAGCCGGCAGCCGCTTCGGCAGCCGTGGAAAAGGCCCTGAAAGGCGATGACCGCGCAATCTGGGCGCGCGGTGGCTGGATGCTGGTTCTGCTGATCCTGTTCTCGGTCGCACAGACCCTGCTTGTGGTCACCGCGGTGCTTCAGTTCGGCTGGCTGCTGTTCACCAAGAAGAGCAACCCCTACGTCAAGGATTTCGGAACGAAGCTGGGCAACTGGATGGCGATGAACGCCCGCTTCCAGGCGCTGGACAGTGACGAAAAGCCCTTCCCATGGAGCGCGTGGAAATAGGCGCTACGCCGGCATGAGAGACGCCCGGGTTTTTGGCCCGGGCGTTTTTTTGGTTTGCGGGTGCGGCGGTGGCTCAGTCTTCCATCGCCTCCAGTTCGTCGATCAGGCCCGAGATCATCGAAAGCCCCTTGTCCCAGAAAGCCGGGTCGGAGGCATCAAGCCCGAACGGTGCCAGCAACTCCTTGTGGTGCTTGGACCCGCCGGCTTTCAGCATCTCGAAATACTTCTCCTGAAAGTCTGCGCCACTTTCCTCATAAACGGCGTAGAGCGCGTTCACGAGACCGTCGCCGAACGCATAGGCGTAAACGTAGAAGGGCGAGTGCACGAAATGCGGGATATAGGCCCAGAAGGTCTCGTACCCGTCCATGAACTCGAACACGGGGCCGAGGCTTTCGCCCTGAACGCTCATCCAGATCTCGTTGATGTTCTCCGGCGTCAGTTCGCCCTCGCGCCGGGCGTCGTGCAGTTTGCATTCGAAGTCATAGAAGGCGATCTGCCGGACGACCGTGTTGATCATGTCCTCCACCTTGCCGGCGAGCAGTGTCTTCTTTTGCGCCGGTGTCGCGGCGGACGAAAGCAGTTTGCGGAAGGTCAGCATCTCGCCAAAGACGCTCGCCGTTTCGGCCAGTGTCAGGGGCGTTGAGGACAGAAGCTCCCCCTGATCGGCGGCCAGCACCTGATGCACGCCGTGGCCGAGTTCGTGGGCCAGCGTCATCACGTCCCGCGGTTTGCCAAGGTAGTTCAGCATCACATAGGGGTGGACATCCGTCACCGTGGGATGGGCAAACGCACCCGGGGCCTTGCCCGGCTTCACGCCGGCATCGATCCAGCCCTTGTGGAAGAACGGCTCCGCGATTTCGGCCATCTTCGGCGAGAAATCGGAATAGGCATCCAGAACCGTGGCCTTGGCCTGTTCCCAGTCCACGGTCTTGGGCTCTTCGATGGGAAGGGGTGCGTTCCGGTCCCAGACCTGCAACTTGTCGAGCCCCATCCATTTCGCCTTCAGCGCATAGTAGCGGTGCGACAGCTTCGGGTAGGCCGCCACAACGGCATTGCGCAGCGCTTCGACCACTTCGGGTTCGACATGATTGGACAGGTGCCGCCCGGTCTGCGGTGTCGGCATCTTCCGCCAGCGGTCCTCGACCTCCTTTTCTTTGGCCAGCGTGTTGTGGACGCGGGCGAAGATCTTGATGTTCTCACCAAAGACCGTGGCAAGCGATTTCGCCGCGGCCTCGCGCTTTGCGCGGTCGGGGTCGGTCAGGAAGTTCAGCGTTCCCTCGATATTGAAGGTCTCGCCGTCGACGTCAAAATCAAGACCCGCGATGGTCTCGTCGAACAGCTTGTTCCACGCGGTCGCGCCAACGACGGACTGATCGTGCAGGAATTTCTCCAACTCGTCGGACAACTGGTGGGGCCGCATCGCGCGCATCCGGTCGAAGACGGGCTTGTAGCGGGCCAGATCGGCATTGGCCTCGAACAGCGCATCGAGTTTTGCATCCTCGATCCGGTTCATCTCCAGCGTGAAGAAGACCAGCGGCGTGGTGAAGGTGGTGATCTTGTCCTGCAGATCGGACAGGAACTTGGCGCGTTCGGCATCGACCGTGTTCTGGTAATAGCGCAGGCCCGCGAACGACATGATTCGGCCAGAGACCTGGCTGATCGCCTCGTACCGGTGGACGCATGTCAGCATGCCCGCGGCATCCAGATCGGCCAGTTTGCCCTCGTAGTCCTTGGCGAAGGCCGCGCATTCGGTTTCCAGCCAGTCGAGGTCGCGGGCGATTTCCGGTGCGTCGGGGGCGGCGTACAGATCGCTCAGATCCCATTCGGGCAGGTTGCCCAGCTCTCCTCCGGCGCTGGCATTGGCATCGAAGACGGGGGTGGGCGGGGTCAGGCGCATGGCGGGTCCTCTCGGTTCGTTTCGGCTAGAGATAGAGTGCCGGGGCAGGGGGCTTCAAGCGCAGGCTGGGAAGAAGGATACCGGAAGCTGGCTGCCCGGGATCTTTTTCCTGTATCGGCGATCGCATGCGGACACAGGCCCGGTCGGTCTGCGGCAAATCGGCGTTCGTTCCGCTTCCGCAGACTCTTCGCTTGACCCGTCGATTTTGCAAGCCCTAGCGTTTTCTGGCGGTGGTGGTCACCGCCAGCTTTGGCGTTCGGGTGTGTGCGTCCGAGCTTTGTGAGTTGTGAGGGGGAGTTCGATGAAACGTTTGTTGGCCATGGTGTCGGTACTTGGTCTTTCGGTCGGTGCTGCAGACGCTGCAACGCGGACGTTTGAGGCCGTATTTTCGGGGCTGAACGATTACGGAAGTGGCGCTCTGGCGGCGCTTGGGGCGGCCGGGGCGACGGAAATGGTGTTTACCTGGACCGTCGATGATAGTGCGACGCCGCTGGCAGGCCCGTACAACACGTCTACTGCAAGTGGGGTGTATGATCGTGTGTATCTGCCCTACCAGTCTTTGAGCGTGGTAATTGGGACCGTTACCCTGCCCGGAGCAGCATCGATAGCAACGAGCGATAGTATCGAGATTTTTGACGGGGTTGCAGATGGTAATCTCGACATCTACGACCAGATTAGCGTTGCCAGTCGCTCTGATCGTGCCGGACCGAACGGGACGACGATCACCAGCACGCGTTTTGCCGTCTTCGACTCCGACGAGACGGTTTTCGGCCGGGCGCCAGGCGATCCGCTTTACAGCGGTTTGGCGTATCCTTCGGCAAGCGAGCTCAACGCGTTTGCAGATGCGGTTGCCCATATCACCTTGACGAAGTCCGATGGGGCCTATGCTGAAATTTACAGCTATTCTGCGACTTTTGTTGAACAGACTGCGCCGGTGCCGCTTCCCGCAAGCTTGCCGCTTCTGGGGGCCGGGATTGGGATGATCTGGGCAGCCCGTCGCCGCAAGGCGGTCTGAGCGATCCACGGGACGAGATATTCGTGGGAACGGGCGGCCCCTGCCGCCCGGCCCGCCCAATTGACGTGAGTTTGACCGGGCTCAGTCAAGCGTCCGGCGGAACCGCAGCAGCGCCGCCCCGGCCAAGACCACTACGAACAGCCCAAGCGCGAGGAAAGACCCCGACACCGTCGCCGCATCCGCGCCCTTCAGCATCACCGACCGGATCAGCCGCAGGAAATGGGTCAGCGGGAAGATCTCTCCAAGCGTTTGCGCCCAGCCGGGCATGCCGCGAAACGGGAACATGAAGCCCGACAGCATCAGCGAGGGCAGGAAGAAGAAGAAGGTCAACTGCATCGCCTGCATCTGCGTGCGCGCGACCGTCGAAATCAGGTAGCCGAGGATCACCAGCGCGAGAACGAAAACCAGAACCCCGGCAAGGATCAGCGGTAGGCTGCCCACGAAGGGAATGCCGAAGACCGCCTTTGACGCGACCAGAACCACCACCACCTGCACCGCGCCC
The genomic region above belongs to Rhodovulum sp. P5 and contains:
- a CDS encoding ABC transporter permease, which gives rise to MSQLDLPPYATTGQKIWHYAFLVICGLIFFFLIAPIMVIIPLSFNAEDFFTFTPEMLAFDPDGYSLKHYRDFFTNPDWQQALWNSVKIAPAATVLSVSLGTLAAVGLSQDHVPFRRSIMAILISPMIVPLIISAAGMYFFYSRIGLQGTYVGVVLAHAALGIPFVIITVTATLVGFDRSLTRAAANLGADPVTTFFKVQMPLILPGVISGGLFAFITSFDEVVVVLFVGSANQQTLPWQMFTGLREQISPTILAVATILVTISILLLSAVEILRRRSEKLRGMSPG
- a CDS encoding DUF4389 domain-containing protein, which gives rise to MSDTPSSQDKPAAASAAVEKALKGDDRAIWARGGWMLVLLILFSVAQTLLVVTAVLQFGWLLFTKKSNPYVKDFGTKLGNWMAMNARFQALDSDEKPFPWSAWK
- a CDS encoding M3 family oligoendopeptidase, which encodes MRLTPPTPVFDANASAGGELGNLPEWDLSDLYAAPDAPEIARDLDWLETECAAFAKDYEGKLADLDAAGMLTCVHRYEAISQVSGRIMSFAGLRYYQNTVDAERAKFLSDLQDKITTFTTPLVFFTLEMNRIEDAKLDALFEANADLARYKPVFDRMRAMRPHQLSDELEKFLHDQSVVGATAWNKLFDETIAGLDFDVDGETFNIEGTLNFLTDPDRAKREAAAKSLATVFGENIKIFARVHNTLAKEKEVEDRWRKMPTPQTGRHLSNHVEPEVVEALRNAVVAAYPKLSHRYYALKAKWMGLDKLQVWDRNAPLPIEEPKTVDWEQAKATVLDAYSDFSPKMAEIAEPFFHKGWIDAGVKPGKAPGAFAHPTVTDVHPYVMLNYLGKPRDVMTLAHELGHGVHQVLAADQGELLSSTPLTLAETASVFGEMLTFRKLLSSAATPAQKKTLLAGKVEDMINTVVRQIAFYDFECKLHDARREGELTPENINEIWMSVQGESLGPVFEFMDGYETFWAYIPHFVHSPFYVYAYAFGDGLVNALYAVYEESGADFQEKYFEMLKAGGSKHHKELLAPFGLDASDPAFWDKGLSMISGLIDELEAMED
- a CDS encoding VPLPA-CTERM sorting domain-containing protein, whose protein sequence is MKRLLAMVSVLGLSVGAADAATRTFEAVFSGLNDYGSGALAALGAAGATEMVFTWTVDDSATPLAGPYNTSTASGVYDRVYLPYQSLSVVIGTVTLPGAASIATSDSIEIFDGVADGNLDIYDQISVASRSDRAGPNGTTITSTRFAVFDSDETVFGRAPGDPLYSGLAYPSASELNAFADAVAHITLTKSDGAYAEIYSYSATFVEQTAPVPLPASLPLLGAGIGMIWAARRRKAV